A part of Fusarium graminearum PH-1 chromosome 3, whole genome shotgun sequence genomic DNA contains:
- a CDS encoding cell division control protein 10, which translates to MAAAPPNTIYPESHVGFDSITSQIEKKLLKRGFQFNVICVGQTGMGKSTLINTIFASHLIDSKGRFQPDEPIRQTTEIQAVSHNIEENGVRLRLNIVDTPGYGDLVNNDRCWDPIVKYIKDQHSAYLRKELTAQRERYIQDTRIHCCLFFIQPSGHSLKPIDIVVLKKLSDVVNVVPVIAKADTLTVEERQEFKERIKEEFAFHNLKMYPYDNDEFDDEERALNGQIKNLVPFAVVGSEKSIIVNGKQVRGRQNRWGVINVEDETHCEFVYLRDFLLRTHLQDLIETTSQIHYETFRAKQLLALKESSAHGGASSRPISPAADRELSRNSQRMTMNGY; encoded by the exons ATGGCCGCCGCTCCTCCCAACACCATTTACCCCGAGAGCCATGTCGGTTTCGACAGCATCACTTCTcagattgagaagaagctcttgaagCGTGGTTTCCAGTTCAACGTCATCTGCGTTG GTCAGACCGGTATGGGCAAGTCAACGCTCATCAACACTATCTTCGCTTCTCACCTGATCGACTCCAAGGGTCGCTTCCAACCCGACGAGCCCATCCGCCAGACCACCGAGATCCAGGCCGTTTCTCACAACATTGAGGAGAACGGTGTCCGACTTCGACTCAACATTGTCGATACCCCCGGCTAcggtgatcttgtcaacaacgacCGCTGTTGGGACCCCATCgtcaagtacatcaaggATCAGCACTCCGCGTACTTGCGCAAGGAGCTCACTGCACAGCGAGAGCGCTACATCCAGGATACCCGTATCCActgctgtctcttcttcattcaGCCATCAGGCCACTCTCTCAAGCCCATCGATATTGTCGTCCTGAAGAAGCTTTCCGACGTTGTCAACGTGGTGCCTGTCATCGCCAAGGCCGACACCCTGACTGTTGAGGAGCGTCAGGAGTTCAAGGAGCGCATCAAGGAGGAGTTTGCCTTCCACAATCTCAAAATGTATCCCTACGACAacgatgagtttgatgacgaggagCGTGCTTTGAACGGCCAGATCAAG AACCTCGTCCCCTTCGCTGTTGTCGGATCCGAGAAGTCgatcatcgtcaacggtAAGCAGGTTCGCGGCCGCCAGAACCGATGGGGTGTCATCAACGTCGAGGACGAGACTCACTGTGAATTCGTCTACCTACGAGACTTCCTCCTCCGAACCCACCTCCAGGACCTCATCGAGACCACCTCTCAGATCCACTACGAGACCTTCCGTGCCAAGCAACTGCTTGCTCTCAAGGAAAGCAGTGCTCACGGTGGTGCTAGCAGCCGACCCATCAGCCCTGCCGCCGACCGCGAGCTCAGCCGAAACTCGCAACGAATGACGATGAACGGCTACTAA